One part of the Osmerus mordax isolate fOsmMor3 chromosome 18, fOsmMor3.pri, whole genome shotgun sequence genome encodes these proteins:
- the kcnk9 gene encoding potassium channel subfamily K member 9 translates to MALRNGRTWFGQVLRRVCRLQGSWSRRSSSLLCLSANQEQDLGTCYRDHSSIHCSSVHRTHCHQHAPFCHSSSNRCQRFPDCCAFPGDPRGHEPLSRRFLVAMKRQNVRTLSLIICTFTYLLVGAAVFDALESDFEMREKEQLEIEEKRLQGKYNISDDDYKKLETIILEAEPHRAGVQWKFAGSFYFAITVITTIGYGHAAPGTDAGKAFCMFYAVLGIPLTLVMFQSLGERMNTFVKYLLKRIKKCCGMRITDVSMENMVTVGFFSCIGTLCIGAAAFSHYEDWSFFQSYYYCFITLTTIGFGDFVALQKNRALQRKPLYVAFSFMYILVGLTVIGAFLNLVVLRFLTMNSEDERRDAEERASLAGNRNSMINHVQEESLQRGRRRREQQQYRSEVTDLQSVCSCMHYHSHEFGSSRGGGALGGMGGDFSHQNSFISQLNPHQYFHSVSYRIEEISPSTLKNSFFPSPISSVSPGIHSFTDNHRLMKRRKSI, encoded by the exons ATGGCACTACGCAACGGGAGGACTTGGTTTGGACAGGTCTTACGCAGAGTCTGTCGGCTACAGGGCTCCTGGTCCCGGCGATCGAGTAGTCTGTTGTGTCTCTCTGCAAACCAGGAGCAGGATTTGGGGACCTGTTACAGGGATCATAGCAGTATCCACTGCTCAAGCGTCCACCGCACCCATTGTCACCAACACGCACCATTCTGTCACTCCTCTTCAAACCGCTGCCAACGCTTTCCTGACTGCTGCGCCTTCCCGGGGGATCCGAGGGGACATGAGCCCCTCAGTCGCCGGTTCCTGGTGGCCATGAAGCGGCAGAACGTGCGGACCTTGTCCCTGATTATCTGCACGTTCACTTACCTCCTAGTCGGGGCCGCGGTGTTCGATGCCCTGGAATCAGATTTCGAAATGCGGGagaaggagcagctggagatcGAGGAGAAGCGTCTCCAAGGGAAATACAACATCAGCGATGATGACTATAAAAAACTGGAGACCATTATTCTGGAGGCCGAGCCCCACAGAGCCGGGGTTCAGTGGAAATTTGCGGGATCCTTTTACTTTGCCATCACAGTCATAACTACCATAG GTTACGGCCACGCCGCACCAGGGACCGACGCAGGGAAGGCCTTCTGCATGTTCTACGCCGTCCTGGGCATCCCGCTGACCCTGGTCATGTTCCAGAGCCTGGGCGAGAGGATGAACACTTTTGTAAAGTACCTCCTGAAGCGCATCAAGAAGTGCTGTGGCATGCGCATCACCGACGTGTCCATGGAAAACATGGTGACCGTGGGCTTCTTCTCCTGCATCGGCACGCTGTGCATCGGGGCGGCCGCGTTCTCCCACTACGAGGACTGGAGCTTCTTTCAGTCCTACTACTACTGCTTCATCACATTAACTACCATAGGCTTTGGGGACTTTGTGGCCCTGCAGAAGAACCGGGCCCTGCAGAGAAAGCCCCTGTACGTGGCCTTCAGCTTCATGTACATTCTGGTGGGCCTGACAGTCATCGGGGCCTTCCTCAACTTGGTGGTGCTGCGCTTCCTGACCATGAACAGTGAGGACGAGCGGCGGGACGCGGAGGAGCGGGCCTCGTTGGCGGGCAACAGGAACAGCATGATCAACCACGTCCAGGAGGAGTCGCTGCAGCGCGGCCGGCGGcggagagagcagcagcagtACCGGTCGGAGGTGACCGACCTGCAGTCCGTGTGCTCCTGCATGCACTACCACTCACATGAGTTCGGCAGctccaggggaggaggggcactTGGGGGAATGGGCGGAGACTTCTCCCACCAGAACTCGTTCATCTCACAGCTGAACCCCCATCAGTACTTTCATTCGGTCTCCTATAGGATCGAGGAGATCTCTCCCAGCACCTTGAAAAACAGCTTCTTCCCTTCACCAATCAGCTCTGTGTCCCCAGGCATCCACAGCTTCACGGACAATCACCGACTCATGAAGAGAAGGAAATCTATCTGA